The Dyella caseinilytica genome has a window encoding:
- a CDS encoding class II fumarate hydratase, whose amino-acid sequence MSGFRIEHDSMGELKVPADALYGAQTQRAIDNFPISGLHLPRSFIRALGLIKVAAAEANLALGHLKKTQASAIRKAALAVAEGKFDDQFPIDVFQTGSGTSTNMNANEVIAHLAAKAGAKIHPNDHVNYGQSSNDVIPTAIHVSATLTTHEELLPALKRLKRTIDRRAQQLRNVPKTGRTHLMDAMPVTFGQELSGWSAQIESAIERIQDSLKRMRQLPLGGTAVGTGINADPKFGTAVARELKKLTDVRFDSADNYFEGMAAQDAAVELSGQLKTLAVGLMKIANDLRWMNSGPLAGIGEIELPALQPGSSIMPGKVNPVIPEATAMVAAQVIGNDAAITVAGQSGNFQLNVMLPLIAYNLLQSIHILANVSRLLADNAIAGFRVNTERVDQALAMNPILVTALNPVIGYEKGAAIAKQAYKEKRPIMDVALEKSGLSKDVLTKLLDPRALTKGGIHGEGGGGGG is encoded by the coding sequence CAGCATGGGCGAGTTGAAGGTGCCTGCCGACGCCCTGTACGGCGCGCAGACCCAGCGCGCGATCGATAATTTCCCCATCTCCGGCCTGCATTTGCCGCGATCCTTCATTCGGGCGCTGGGGCTGATCAAGGTGGCGGCCGCGGAGGCGAATCTCGCACTGGGGCATCTGAAGAAAACGCAGGCCTCGGCGATCCGCAAGGCTGCCTTGGCAGTGGCCGAAGGGAAGTTCGATGACCAGTTCCCGATCGACGTCTTCCAGACCGGTTCGGGTACCAGCACCAACATGAACGCCAACGAGGTGATTGCACATCTCGCAGCGAAAGCGGGTGCCAAGATCCATCCGAACGATCATGTGAATTACGGGCAAAGCTCCAACGACGTGATTCCCACCGCCATCCATGTCAGCGCGACCCTGACCACGCATGAAGAGCTGCTGCCAGCGCTGAAACGTCTCAAGCGCACGATCGATCGACGCGCACAGCAACTGCGCAATGTGCCCAAGACCGGGCGCACGCATCTGATGGATGCGATGCCGGTGACCTTCGGGCAGGAGCTTTCCGGTTGGTCGGCGCAAATCGAGTCGGCCATCGAGCGTATCCAGGATAGCCTCAAGCGTATGCGCCAGCTGCCGCTGGGTGGTACGGCGGTAGGTACGGGTATCAACGCTGATCCCAAGTTCGGCACCGCAGTGGCGCGTGAGCTGAAGAAGCTGACCGATGTGCGTTTCGATTCCGCGGACAATTATTTCGAAGGCATGGCCGCACAGGATGCAGCCGTCGAACTTTCCGGTCAGCTCAAGACGCTGGCGGTGGGCTTGATGAAAATCGCCAACGACTTGCGCTGGATGAACTCCGGTCCGCTTGCCGGCATCGGCGAAATTGAATTGCCAGCGTTGCAGCCTGGCTCGTCGATCATGCCGGGTAAGGTGAATCCGGTGATTCCCGAAGCCACCGCGATGGTGGCGGCGCAGGTGATCGGCAATGATGCCGCGATTACTGTGGCCGGCCAGTCGGGCAACTTCCAGCTCAACGTGATGTTGCCGCTGATCGCCTACAACCTGTTGCAGTCGATCCATATTCTCGCCAACGTCTCGCGTTTGCTGGCGGATAACGCGATTGCCGGTTTCCGCGTTAATACGGAGCGCGTGGATCAGGCGCTGGCAATGAATCCGATCCTGGTGACGGCATTGAATCCGGTGATTGGCTACGAGAAAGGTGCAGCGATTGCCAAGCAGGCTTACAAGGAGAAGCGTCCGATCATGGACGTGGCGCTGGAGAAGTCAGGATTGTCCAAGGATGTGTTGACGAAGCTGCTGGATCCGCGAGCGTTGACCAAAGGTGGCATCCATGGTGAAGGCGGTGGTGGTGGCGGTTGA
- a CDS encoding DUF2884 domain-containing protein gives MNYANVLGTLALCSLLTACGHGSSDYSIVNIGPGIHLSHGGIHAGDGQIRVYVSNAPDAVISANGDLQINQQAVAVDPAVRELLKTYYQNAMMVRTDGIATGKAGAAIGEQVAKSVTQALSSGHPEQIGQDVEAKAQLVKQSALKICQDLGAIQTAQDQLAAKLPAFQPYSHLVTNHDISDCKDDTVAN, from the coding sequence ATGAACTATGCAAATGTGCTCGGAACCCTGGCTTTATGCAGTCTGCTCACTGCCTGCGGCCACGGCAGCAGTGACTATTCGATTGTCAACATCGGTCCCGGCATTCATCTTTCCCACGGCGGCATCCATGCAGGCGATGGGCAGATCAGGGTGTACGTTTCGAATGCACCGGATGCTGTGATCAGCGCCAATGGCGATCTGCAGATCAACCAGCAGGCCGTTGCCGTTGATCCAGCCGTGCGCGAACTGCTAAAAACCTACTACCAAAATGCCATGATGGTGCGCACGGATGGCATCGCCACCGGCAAGGCGGGCGCGGCCATAGGCGAGCAAGTGGCAAAGAGTGTGACCCAGGCACTCTCCAGCGGCCATCCCGAACAGATCGGGCAGGATGTCGAAGCCAAGGCCCAGCTAGTGAAGCAGTCGGCGTTGAAAATATGCCAAGACCTTGGTGCCATTCAGACCGCACAGGACCAACTTGCTGCCAAGCTTCCTGCCTTCCAGCCCTATAGTCATCTCGTCACCAATCACGACATCAGCGACTGCAAGGACGACACCGTCGCTAACTGA